Proteins encoded by one window of Bacillota bacterium:
- a CDS encoding biotin/lipoyl-binding protein — translation MDVALPFLAEGVDEATVSYWKVDEGDRVEEGDDLVEMFTSKAVFSVPSPGSGIVEEILVREGEVVKVGQTLCILKED, via the coding sequence ATGGATGTTGCTTTACCTTTTCTTGCCGAAGGTGTTGATGAAGCTACAGTTTCCTACTGGAAAGTGGATGAAGGAGACCGGGTAGAGGAAGGGGATGACCTGGTGGAGATGTTCACCAGTAAAGCTGTTTTTAGCGTTCCCTCCCCTGGGTCCGGAATTGTTGAAGAGATTCTGGTGCGAGAGGGAGAGGTAGTTAAGGTGGGCCAGACTCTCTGCATTCTGAAAGAAGATTAG
- a CDS encoding heterodisulfide reductase-related iron-sulfur binding cluster, giving the protein MTSRYAVFWGCQIPARLPFFEKSTRVVLERLGIELVDLPGFTCCPEKTLIKNYREEVWVLTAARNLALAEQAGLPLLTPCNGCYSTLKTVLAKIKDSVALRELVTKRLEAIGLEFKGSGIVKHLIEMLHDDIGPAKIKMTVRRPMEGLRIAVHYGCHMLRPGSKLRFDDPLHPEKYDLLVRALGAESVVYDTKMLCCGSGLGFVGAQEEATTLLRKKLFDLQGKSDALTVVCPACFIQYDQRQYILQRQGEGFHIPVLTYPELLGLALEIPGAELGLQEHRISLAPFFAAWDSQRETLAAIKPLLDLAAVKRCYECGACVDDCPAAQASRAFHPRELIGSLLVGNLAELLREKTIWQCLECHTCYELCPQKFGMEHVFTTLKHLALAQGLAPPSLEGGVKGFLQAGKLGAVDEKGRRKLGLNALPPGGEAELQRLLGLPLQDH; this is encoded by the coding sequence ATGACTTCCCGCTACGCTGTTTTCTGGGGATGCCAGATTCCCGCCCGCTTACCTTTTTTTGAAAAGTCAACCCGCGTGGTACTGGAGCGCCTCGGGATCGAGCTGGTAGATTTACCCGGTTTTACTTGCTGCCCCGAAAAAACCTTAATCAAAAACTACCGGGAAGAGGTCTGGGTTTTAACCGCAGCACGTAACCTGGCTCTTGCGGAACAGGCAGGATTGCCGTTGTTGACACCTTGCAACGGCTGTTACAGTACACTGAAAACGGTTTTAGCCAAAATTAAGGATTCCGTGGCTTTACGCGAGCTGGTTACAAAACGTTTAGAGGCAATTGGGCTTGAATTCAAAGGAAGCGGGATCGTAAAGCACCTGATCGAGATGCTTCACGACGATATAGGGCCCGCCAAGATCAAAATGACCGTACGTCGCCCGATGGAGGGATTGCGCATTGCGGTCCACTACGGTTGCCATATGCTGCGGCCCGGCTCCAAGCTTCGTTTTGACGATCCCCTGCACCCGGAAAAATATGATCTCCTCGTACGTGCCCTGGGGGCGGAATCTGTTGTGTATGATACGAAGATGCTCTGCTGCGGCAGCGGCCTGGGATTTGTGGGAGCGCAGGAGGAAGCTACGACCCTTTTGCGAAAAAAGCTTTTTGATCTGCAGGGAAAGTCGGACGCGCTTACTGTTGTCTGTCCCGCCTGTTTTATCCAGTACGACCAGCGCCAGTATATTCTCCAGCGTCAGGGAGAGGGGTTCCACATCCCCGTTTTAACTTACCCCGAGCTGCTTGGCCTGGCCCTGGAAATTCCGGGCGCTGAACTGGGGCTGCAGGAGCACCGGATCAGCCTGGCACCTTTTTTTGCGGCCTGGGACAGCCAGAGAGAGACGCTAGCCGCAATCAAGCCCCTCCTCGATCTCGCCGCTGTCAAACGCTGTTACGAGTGCGGTGCCTGCGTGGATGATTGCCCTGCCGCCCAGGCGAGCAGAGCTTTTCACCCACGCGAGTTAATCGGCAGTTTACTGGTGGGGAATCTGGCGGAACTGTTAAGGGAAAAGACCATCTGGCAGTGCTTGGAGTGTCATACCTGTTACGAGTTATGTCCCCAGAAGTTCGGGATGGAGCATGTTTTTACGACCTTGAAGCATCTTGCCCTGGCGCAGGGTTTGGCGCCACCGTCCTTAGAGGGGGGTGTAAAAGGTTTTCTGCAAGCCGGAAAGCTGGGTGCGGTTGATGAGAAAGGACGGCGAAAGTTGGGCCTGAACGCTCTTCCACCCGGGGGAGAGGCGGAACTCCAAAGGTTACTGGGCTTACCATTACAGGATCACTAA
- a CDS encoding glutamine amidotransferase family protein, with translation MKNFPRIPSGCSIVGIFNKQAKRFSGADILRAIRVMHDRSNGLGGGFAGYGIYPEYKDCYTFHLMYEGEASQHETEHFLEKHFIIERSEPIPTRPHPRISDVPILWRYFLRVKPRRVESFRGREGTASASSPQFCQVLEETTGEHCDERDFVVEQVILINRCINGAFVASSGKNMGVFKGVGYPEDIGEFYRIEEYEGYLWTGHGRFPTNTPGWWGGAHPFTILDWSVVHNGEISSYGINKRYLEMFGYHCTLQTDTEVIAYLFDLLHRRHGLPLQVACLALAPPFWKDLDGNAGAKGELAGALRQVYGSALLNGPFSIVVGYTGGVIGLTDRIKLRPLVCGERDNFLYLASEECAIREVCPAPDRVWAVKAGEPVIGQLEEGVQP, from the coding sequence ATGAAAAATTTTCCACGTATTCCCTCGGGATGTTCCATTGTCGGGATCTTCAACAAGCAGGCAAAGCGCTTCAGTGGAGCAGACATCCTGCGGGCAATCAGAGTGATGCACGACCGTTCCAATGGTCTCGGCGGAGGTTTTGCCGGTTACGGAATTTACCCTGAATATAAAGATTGCTATACCTTTCACCTCATGTACGAGGGAGAAGCGAGCCAGCACGAGACCGAACATTTCCTCGAAAAGCACTTTATCATCGAGCGGAGCGAACCAATTCCGACGCGGCCTCACCCGCGAATTAGCGATGTCCCCATTCTCTGGCGTTACTTTTTACGGGTTAAGCCCCGGCGTGTGGAATCTTTTCGCGGAAGAGAGGGGACCGCATCCGCATCTTCCCCGCAGTTCTGTCAGGTTTTAGAAGAAACAACGGGAGAGCATTGTGATGAAAGAGACTTTGTCGTTGAACAGGTAATATTAATCAACCGTTGCATTAACGGTGCTTTTGTAGCCTCGAGCGGGAAGAACATGGGTGTTTTTAAAGGTGTTGGATACCCTGAAGACATCGGAGAGTTTTACCGGATTGAGGAGTACGAAGGGTACCTCTGGACGGGCCACGGGCGTTTTCCTACAAATACTCCCGGCTGGTGGGGGGGTGCTCATCCCTTTACAATTCTCGACTGGTCGGTGGTACATAACGGAGAAATTTCTTCATACGGAATTAATAAACGTTATCTGGAGATGTTTGGCTACCACTGCACCCTCCAAACTGATACTGAAGTGATCGCCTATCTTTTTGATTTATTGCACAGGAGGCACGGGTTGCCCCTTCAGGTTGCCTGCCTGGCGCTTGCGCCTCCCTTTTGGAAGGATCTCGACGGAAATGCCGGGGCAAAAGGGGAGCTTGCCGGGGCTTTGCGCCAGGTCTACGGTTCTGCCCTTTTGAACGGGCCTTTTAGTATTGTGGTTGGGTACACCGGGGGCGTGATCGGTTTAACTGACCGGATCAAATTGCGCCCTCTGGTCTGCGGTGAAAGGGACAATTTTTTATACCTGGCCAGTGAAGAATGTGCAATCCGGGAAGTGTGCCCGGCCCCGGACCGGGTTTGGGCGGTTAAGGCCGGGGAGCCGGTGATAGGACAACTGGAGGAAGGTGTTCAGCCATGA